Genomic window (bacterium):
GCCGGTAGCGCCGCCGGACGCGATGACGTCCAGGCTTTCGTGCCACAGGACGGGCGCCGTCAGCTGGCGCCGGAAACCGTCCTTGAGCATCGTCCCCGCGGTAACGGGGCTGGCGGAGACATTTGCCACCAGCGGCGCGGACGGGTCGGTGACACGGACGCCCTCCAGGTGCTGCGCGAAGGACGCCGCGGCATCCTCCAGCAGGGGCGAATGGAAAGCGCCGCTGACGTTCAGGCGGATCGCCCTCTTGGCGCCCGCTTCCTTGAGGGCCGCGCACGCGGCCTCGACAGCCGCCACCTGGCCGGAGATGGCGACCTGGGAGGACGAGTTGTGATTGGCCAGCACGACGACGCCGTGAGTCTCGGCGATCCTCGCGCAGACCGCCGACACCACGTCGGCCGACAGGCCCATGACGGCGGCCATGGCGCCGGGCCGCTCCTCGCCCGCGGCGAACATCAGCTCGCCGCGCTTGCGGACGAGCCTCAGACCGTCGGCGGGTAGCAGGGCGCCGAGGACCACCGCGGCCGAGAATTCGCCCAGGGAATGTCCCGCCGCCGCGCTAGGGACGATGCCCCTTTCGCGCAACTCCAGGGCGACGGCAACCGAGTGGGCCAGGATGGCGGGCTGGGCATTCCGGGTCTCGGTGAGCGTTGCGGCTGGGCCCTCGAACATCAGATCCGTGAGGGGGTGGGCGAGGATGCGGTCCACGTCCGCGAGAAACCTGGCGCCGGGACCGTCTCCGGCGGCGAGATCGCTGGCCATGCCCACGGCTTGTGAGGCTTGTCCCGGGAATAGCATCGGCAGCCTGTGCATGAGGAACCTCCAGCGGGTGGGGTCAGGATGACGCACGCAAACGTTGCATCAGGCGCGCAGGCATGTCGTGCGAGGCGAGTCTCGAGGCGATGCGGAGGGCGCTGGTGACCGCACGGGCCGAGCTGGCGCCGTGACCGATGATGACCGAGCCGCGCACGCCGAGCAGAAGTGCGCCGCCGGTGGAGGCGTAGTCCAGGCGATTCAACAGGTCGCCGAGGCCCGCCGAACCGACACCGTTCGCGGCGGCCGGAGCGCTGTCCCGGTAGGCCTTCAGCAGGAAGGCGCCGAAACCCTCCACCAGCTTCAGCACCATGTTGCCGGTGAAACCGTCGGTGACGACCACGTCGGCCTCGCCGAAAAGCAGCTGTCGTCCCTCCACGTTGCCCACGAAGTTCAGGTCCGAAGCGGCCAGCAGCGCATGGGCGGCGACCGTCAACTCGCTGCCCTTGCCGGGCTCCTCGCCGATGTTGAGCAGGCCGAGACGCGGTCGTGCGACCTCCAGCAGTTCCCGGGCGTAGACATCCCCCATCACGGCGAAGGTCACGAGGTGTTGCGGGGTGCACTGGACGTTCGCACCCGCGTCGAGCAACAGGAAGCGGCCGTCGTAGGTGGGGATGACCGTGGCGATGGCGGGCCTGTCGACGCCCTCGATCCGCCCCAGGAGCATCAGGCTGCCGGCGACCATGGCGCCCGTGCTCCCGGCGCTGAAGACGGCCTGCACCCGGCCTTCCTTCTGGTCGCGCATGGCGCGGACGACCGGCGAGTCGGGCTTGGCCCTCACGGCCTGGGCCGGGGACTCGGCCATCTCGATGATCTGGGCACAGTGGACGATCTCGTAGGACGAAGGCACGGCAGCGAGGCCGGCTATCTCGCGCTCGATCGCATCCCGGTCGCCATACAGCGCGAGGCGGAAGCCGCCTTCGCGCAAGGCGTCGAGGGCGCCGGGCACGAGCGCCGGCGGGCCGATATCCCCGCCCATGGCGTCGACGGCGACGACGGGGGGCTCCGTCGCTGCACGGCTCATTCAGCGTCCTCCATACCTGCTTTCACGTCCTAGTCGACGACCATCACTTCGCGCTCGCCGTAATGACCGCATTTGCGGCAGACGCGGTGGGGGCGGCAGGCTTCGCCGCAGTTGCCGCAGCGCGTCACGCAGGGTGAGG
Coding sequences:
- the fabD gene encoding ACP S-malonyltransferase, translating into MHRLPMLFPGQASQAVGMASDLAAGDGPGARFLADVDRILAHPLTDLMFEGPAATLTETRNAQPAILAHSVAVALELRERGIVPSAAAGHSLGEFSAAVVLGALLPADGLRLVRKRGELMFAAGEERPGAMAAVMGLSADVVSAVCARIAETHGVVVLANHNSSSQVAISGQVAAVEAACAALKEAGAKRAIRLNVSGAFHSPLLEDAAASFAQHLEGVRVTDPSAPLVANVSASPVTAGTMLKDGFRRQLTAPVLWHESLDVIASGGATGEKPRVVLEVGPGKVLSNLARREHPDIAFLPVGTAAELETVLDRLGDLLA
- the rpmF gene encoding 50S ribosomal protein L32 yields the protein MAVPKKKTSHAKKGKRRSHWNLASPCVTRCGNCGEACRPHRVCRKCGHYGEREVMVVD
- the plsX gene encoding phosphate acyltransferase PlsX; this translates as MSRAATEPPVVAVDAMGGDIGPPALVPGALDALREGGFRLALYGDRDAIEREIAGLAAVPSSYEIVHCAQIIEMAESPAQAVRAKPDSPVVRAMRDQKEGRVQAVFSAGSTGAMVAGSLMLLGRIEGVDRPAIATVIPTYDGRFLLLDAGANVQCTPQHLVTFAVMGDVYARELLEVARPRLGLLNIGEEPGKGSELTVAAHALLAASDLNFVGNVEGRQLLFGEADVVVTDGFTGNMVLKLVEGFGAFLLKAYRDSAPAAANGVGSAGLGDLLNRLDYASTGGALLLGVRGSVIIGHGASSARAVTSALRIASRLASHDMPARLMQRLRASS